The Thermogemmatispora onikobensis genome contains the following window.
TTGAGGGCACCCGCCAGATGGGCGGCCACAACATCGGCATTGATATTCAGGCAAGTGCCATCAGGCCCCTGGCCAAGAGGGGCGATGATTGGAATGTACCCCTGCTCAACCAGCACCTGGATCAGTGTGGGATCAACCTCCTCCACCTCGCCGACAAAGCCCAGACGCTCATCCGCAACCCGCGCCCGCACCAGGCCGGCATCGGTCCCGCACAGGCCGATAGCCTTGCCACCCATCTGCGAGGCCATGAGGACCAGCCCCTGATTGACCTGCCCCAACAGCACCATCCGCACTACCTCCAGCGTCTGAGCATCAGTCACCCGCAGGCCATTTTCAAAGCGTGTGGGGATCTGCAAGCGCTTGAGCCACTCATTAATATAGGGGCCACCCCCGTGCACCAGGACCGGCCTGGCACCGAGGGCGCTGAGCCAAATAATATCCTGCAGGACCACCTGCTGGTGCTCCAGCGTGCTCCCCCCCAATTTTATCACAAGAATTTTTCCCTTGAGGTAATCGATATATGGAAGCGCCTCGCGTAAAACCTCGGCGATGAGATGATGATCGCTGATGATATCCCCGTCAGGTGTTCTTGAAAACGCAATAGCCATCTCTCTGCTAACTCCTCGTCAGACCGTCGTCAAACACGCTTCAGCCGGCTCCGGCGGCGCAGCAACGTTGCCTGTGCCTGTGCCTGTCCTTGTATCGCTGCGCTGGTGGGGTGCTCCCTCCGCTCTCCCTGCGATCACCTGGCCATGTGCTGGCCTTGCTTGGGCAGTGCCGCCTCCCAAGCGGCACCGGGCCGGGGCCCGGGAGGGTTTTCCCCGCCTACGGAAGAGTATCAAGGATAGATTGCTCCTCCCTGCAGGCCGCAGCGCTCATCGAAGCCAAACATACAGTTGGCATTCTGCAATGCCTGCCCGGAAGCTCCCTTGACCAGATTATCCAGACAGGAAAGGACCAGCAGCCGCCCGCTCCGCTCATCCACCGTGACATACAGCAGGCAATGGTTGCTGCCATAGGTCCACTTGGTATGTGGTGGCTGATCGATAACATGAACAAACGGCTCGCCCGCATAATAGTCACGGTAGAGCGCCTGAACCTGGGAGGCGGTTGGCAGGCGACCAGAATCATCGGGCCGCAGCTCGGCATAGCACGTAGCCAGAATGCCTCGCGTCATAGGCGTCAGATGGGGAACGAAGGTCAGACGCAGGCCCGGCTCATAGGTCTGGCCGGCGGAGCGAGCCGCGGTTTCTAACTCTTGCACAATCTCGGGCCAGTGGCGGTGTCCTCCGAGGCTATAGGCGCTCAGATCCTCGTTGGCCTCGGCATAGTGGGTATCCAGGCGTAGGCCACGCCCGGCTCCGCTCACTCCTGACTTAGCGTCGACGATCACGTCCCGGCTGACGAGGCCCGCCGACAAAGCTGGCAGCAGGGCCAGAATGATCGCCGTCGCGTAGCAGCCGGGATTAGCCACCAGCTCTGTTGTACGGATACGCTCGCGATAGCGCTCACACAACCCATAGACAGCCTGCTCCAACAAGGCGGGAGCCGGATGCGTATGCTTATACCACTCCTGATAGAGGGAAGGATTGCGCAGGCGAAAATCGGCGGAGAGGTCCACCACCCGCGTACCGCGTTGGAGCAGGGCCTGCACGGCCTCGGCGGCAGCGGCGTGAGGGAGACAGACAAAGGCCAGCTCCGTTGTCTCTGGCTCCTCCACAATCTCCAACTCGGCCAGGTGGCGAGCCTCCTCCTGGCAGGCGCCCCCGGCCAAGGCATGCAACTGGGGAAAGACCTGACCCAGGCGCTGGCCAGCAGCGCTGCGCCCTGTCACCGACGTGACGCGAAAGTGAGGGTGATTGGCCAGCAGCCTCAGCAGCTCCAGACCGGTATAGCTGGTAACATTGAGAATCGAAACACTCACCATTGAAACGCGCTCCTGAACTCCTGGGCTGTAGCGAGGAACGAGGGCTGCACACGCGCTGGCCGACTGGCCTGGCGGTGGCCGAGCCACCTACCCGCCAGCCCTCCAAGCAGCCAGCCGGTCAGAGAGAGACCAAATAAAAACGCCCTCGTCCCTGACCAACATGCATCGAAGGGACGAGAGCCGACAGAAACGCTCCCGCGGTACCACCCTGCTTGTCACCACCTGCAGCGCAGCCTCGGCCTGGCAGCGCAGCGATCTGCAGCTCCGCACTACTCAGGCGACAGCAGCACATTTCTCGGCAGCCGTCTGCCTGGTGGTCTGGCTCTCTTCATCCTCAACGGCCTGGCTCGTGCCACCGCCCGGCCTACCGTTGCCGCCTGATTCATTGTGGTCGGCTCGCCTCTTCCCGCCGGACCCTCCATCAGCCAACCAGCAACACGGCGAACGCACCCCTGCTGCAGCCTGCTCATACCAGCACCAGAGATTCCTCACCTCATCGTGATGAACTGTGCTGTGACCACTCTTGCCGGTTATCTGCTGCGTGGGAACCACCCACCTGGCCTACTTGCCCACAGCGGGCAGGCCCTCCTTTCTGGAGAGCAAGAGGATCGCTGTCGCCTGGGCTTTCTTCGGCCAGCCGCTCACGAACGGGTTCTGAGCCGACGCATTCCTGCCGAACTCTCACCGCTCTTCGGCTCGCTGTTGGCCGTCGGGCTCATACTAGTTTCGCTCAACGCGGGACAGACTTGTATGCACTTGTTATTGTTCTTAAGGATAACAGCAGTGGCTGGCGTTGTCAACCACTGGATGAACGAGCTGCGGTTTTCCTTTCTTTCCTGCCCTTCCCTACTGAGCCGACAATCGGGTATATTACTGGGGGTGTGCCACCAGGCGGCAGCGGCAGCGGCGAGCCAGGCCCAGTGCGGCGACGACGTCAGCCGCCGTGCCGTGACTGGCCCACCCCAGTCCATCTTGAGCACCGACAGACAGATGAGGATGAGGAATAAAGCACATGGTAGCAGCACGAGAGGCGCATCGGGAGAAGATGCTGGTCGCGCTCTCCTCGGTGGGGGCGGCAGTTGGGCTGACCGCCCTGAAGCTCGTGGCTGGTTTGCTTAGCGGCAGTCTGGGCATCCTGGCTGAGGCGGCCCACTCTGGTCTGGACCTGGCAGCGGCCCTGATGACCTTTCTGGCCGTGCGGGTCGCTGACCGGCCCGCCGATGCCACCCATAACTATGGCCATGCCAAGATCGAGAACCTCTCGGCGCTCTTCGAGGCCATCCTGCTGCTGGCCACTGCTCTCTGGATTATCTACGAAGCTCTGCGCCGTCTCCTTCTGGGTGAAGGGCATGTTGAGGCAAGCATCCTGGCGCTGCTGGTCATGGCCATCTCGATCGCTGTCGACGTCACTCGCTCGCGGGCCTTGCTGCGCGTGGCCCGTCGTCTAGGCAGCCAGGCCCTGGAGGCCGATGCTCTCCACTTCAGCACCGATATCTGGAGTTCCGCCATTGTCATTGGCGGGCTGCTGGTTCTGCGTCTGGCTGAGATCTGGCATCTGCCAGCCTGGGTCAGACAAGCAGACGCCGTCGCTGCACTCGGCGTCTCCCTGATCGTGATCTACGTCGCCCTGCGTCTGGCGCGCGAAACAGTCGATGCCTTGCTCGATCGTGCTCCCGAAGAGCTCCTGCAGCGGCTGGAGGCGGCCATCCGGCAGGTGGAGGGAGTAAGCGAGCTGCGCCGGGTGCGCGTGCGTCGCGCCGGCAACAAAATTTTTGCTGACGTAGTGGTGGCGGCACCGCGCTCTTTCACGTTTGAGGAGACGCACGCCCTCAGCGAGCGCGTCGAGCAGGCCACCATTGCTGGAGTACATGCTCATGCTCCCCAGGCAGAGGCCGATGTGGTCGTTCACCTGGAGCCGGTGGCGACCGCCGAGGAGACGGTACGCGAACAGATCCACTACCTGGCCCAGCAGCAGGGGATTCGGGCCCACGATATTCGCGTGCGCGAGGTGGGGGGCAAGCTGGAAGCAGACTTTGACATCGAAGTGGAAGCCGATATGGACCTGGCCAGCGCGCATGCGGCGGCCACGCGCCTCGAAGAGGCAGTCTTGCGCGGCAATGCTCAGTTGCAGCGAGTCACCACTCACCTGGAGGCGCCAATCGCGACGATCGAGCGCCGCCAGGACGTCACGAGTGATTACCCTGAGATGGTCCAGCGCATTCGCCAGCTGGCCGATGCCGTGGCCGGCGCGGGCAGTGCCCATGACATCCATCTCTATCGCTCCTGCCGGGCCGAGGAGCGGGTCGCCGGGACAGGGGTGCGCAGGGAAGAGCAGTGGCGGGAAGGAGAAAGGTCGGCGAGCGCGAACGGGCGCGAAGAGGAGCTGGATCTTGTGCTCCATATTACCTGTGCTCCCGAGATACCGCTGAGCCAGGCCCATCTCAAAGCTGAGGAGGTGCAGCGCGCCCTGCGTCAAGAGTATCCCCGCCTCGGCTCGGTCGCCATCCATACGGAGCCGCCGGAGTGATCGCCGGATTCCCTCTTCCTTCCAGGCCAGACCGCCACGCTACCGCACTACGCGCCACAAGCAAGCGGAAGAGATCAGTGCTGTTTGCTGGCACGCAAGGCGTCGATCCGCTGGAGGAGTTCCTCCAGAGAGAGTGCGCTCAAGGTCCCCAATTGCAGATCGGGCGTGGCGTCTTCGGAAAAGGCTGCCTGGCGTGTGAGCACGCTAGGGACGGCCACGCAGAAGATGCCCGCTCGCCGCGCCGCCCGCACGCCATTGGGCGAATCTTCCAAAGCGATGGCCTCCTCGGCCCTGACGCCCAGACAGCTCAAGACTGCCAGATAGACCGCTGGGTCCGGTTTGGTTACCTGGACATCGTCGCCACAGCAGATGCACTGGAAACGCGACCGCAGACCAAGACGTTCTAAGTGGCCGACAACCCAGCGCCGCGACGAGGAAGAAGCCACACCCAGACGCAGGCCGAGCCGCTGGGCTGCTTCCAGGTAGTCCAGCACCCCCTCGGCGACTGCCTGCCCCTCTAAGAGCTGGCGACAACGCTCCCGCCGAGCCTGACGCAGTGACTCGCGTTCCTCCAGCGAGAAGGAGCGGCCCAGGCGACGCTCCAGCTCCCGTAAGGGATCGAAGGGGTTAGAGGTGGGACCAATGCCGATGTAGGGGAGCCAGGCCTCCAGTTCGAAGCGCTGGCCATAGCGCTCGTACAGCTCCTGCCAGGCTAAAAACTCCGGCACCTCTGTTTCGAGCATGAGACCGTCGAAGTCGAAAATCAGGGCGGTAATCATGTCCTCCTTGGCGGGCAGCGTCCCCGGTCGGACGTGGCTCTGAACAGAGCCAGCCGACGCCTCCGTCCGCATGGGGCCGCAGCCCTCTCACTGGCAAAAATAGGCCGACCTGCCGCCCATCTGAGTTGAGCAACGCGGGTCGGGCAAGGCTGCTAGCTCTGCCTTAAGCATACCACATCAAGCGGGCGGCCTGCCTGGCTGATCCCGATCCCGATCCGGCGCGTCTTCTCTCCTTCCTGGCCCGGAGCGAGGCCCCAGCGCCAAGGGCCCTGGGGCCTCGCTTGCCGTGGTCTGAGTCTGACCTGACTTGCTGCTAGGCTACGAACTGGTTCGTGTAGGCGGCGCTGACATCGGGCACATCAGGGATCAGCTTCAGGGCAGCCAGAAAGGTGGCTGTTGCCTGCCAGGTGGCAGGATCATTGTAGCCGAGGTGGCCGTTGCCTCGCCAGACGGGAATCGTCGCCTGCAGGACTTCCCTGGCCTTTGCCAGATCCATGCCGGGCACATAGCTCTTGCTGAGTTGCAGAGCCTCCTCGGGGTTGGCAATGACCTCGCTTAGTCCCCGCAGGGTCGCCTGCACGAAGGCCCGCACCATTTGCGGCTGCTGACGCAAGGTGGTCTGCAAGGTCACGATGCCGTTAGAGATCAGCGGCTGGTAGTCCGAAACCTCAAAGGTGCGCACCGGGAAGCCCTGGCGGCGCAGCTGCAGTGGCTCATTATTCGAATAGCCCATCACGGCATCGACCTTGTGGCCGAGCAGGGCTGCGACCTGGGTGAAGCCGATGGATTGCAGATGAATGTCGTTGACGCTCAGATGCTCGTGGTAGAGCAGCGCCAACAGCCCGACGTAGGTCGCCCCATAGGGACCAGGTACCCCAACGCTGTGGCCTTTCAGGTCCGCCAGCGTGCGAATCGGCGAATCCACTGGCACGATCAGACAGACCGGATAGCGCTGAAAAATAGTGGCCACGTTGACGGCCTGTACGCCCTTGCTCCGGGCCGTCAGTTCCTCATCGCCGCTGGCGAAGACGAAGGTGTTGCGTCCCGCCACCATTGAACCGACCAGGTCGGTCACGATCCCATGATTGAAGGTCACGTTCAGTCCTGCCTGGCTATAGTAGCCCTTGGCTTGGGCGACGTAGAAGGGCGCGAACTGGATGTCTGGGATGTAGCCCAGACCAATGGTGACATCCGTCAGCGTCTTTCCCCCGTTGGATGTGGGCGTGCCTTGCCCTGCCGACTGGCCGCAGGCGCCGAGCAAGAGGGAACATACAAGCAGGTAACTTATACACAAGAAGAGATGCGTGATCTTCCGCATAAGGCACACAATTCCCCCATACAGACAACACAACAGAGCTTGCTTGTCTTGAGTGAGCGATAG
Protein-coding sequences here:
- the argB gene encoding acetylglutamate kinase, which produces MAIAFSRTPDGDIISDHHLIAEVLREALPYIDYLKGKILVIKLGGSTLEHQQVVLQDIIWLSALGARPVLVHGGGPYINEWLKRLQIPTRFENGLRVTDAQTLEVVRMVLLGQVNQGLVLMASQMGGKAIGLCGTDAGLVRARVADERLGFVGEVEEVDPTLIQVLVEQGYIPIIAPLGQGPDGTCLNINADVVAAHLAGALNAEKLIFLSNVVGICRPDGSLISELTEEEALRLIDEGVIQGGMIPKVAACLDALRSVPRVHIVDGREPHVLLRELFTDKGAGTMIVRGTRQPSA
- the argC gene encoding N-acetyl-gamma-glutamyl-phosphate reductase, translating into MVSVSILNVTSYTGLELLRLLANHPHFRVTSVTGRSAAGQRLGQVFPQLHALAGGACQEEARHLAELEIVEEPETTELAFVCLPHAAAAEAVQALLQRGTRVVDLSADFRLRNPSLYQEWYKHTHPAPALLEQAVYGLCERYRERIRTTELVANPGCYATAIILALLPALSAGLVSRDVIVDAKSGVSGAGRGLRLDTHYAEANEDLSAYSLGGHRHWPEIVQELETAARSAGQTYEPGLRLTFVPHLTPMTRGILATCYAELRPDDSGRLPTASQVQALYRDYYAGEPFVHVIDQPPHTKWTYGSNHCLLYVTVDERSGRLLVLSCLDNLVKGASGQALQNANCMFGFDERCGLQGGAIYP
- a CDS encoding cation diffusion facilitator family transporter — its product is MVAAREAHREKMLVALSSVGAAVGLTALKLVAGLLSGSLGILAEAAHSGLDLAAALMTFLAVRVADRPADATHNYGHAKIENLSALFEAILLLATALWIIYEALRRLLLGEGHVEASILALLVMAISIAVDVTRSRALLRVARRLGSQALEADALHFSTDIWSSAIVIGGLLVLRLAEIWHLPAWVRQADAVAALGVSLIVIYVALRLARETVDALLDRAPEELLQRLEAAIRQVEGVSELRRVRVRRAGNKIFADVVVAAPRSFTFEETHALSERVEQATIAGVHAHAPQAEADVVVHLEPVATAEETVREQIHYLAQQQGIRAHDIRVREVGGKLEADFDIEVEADMDLASAHAAATRLEEAVLRGNAQLQRVTTHLEAPIATIERRQDVTSDYPEMVQRIRQLADAVAGAGSAHDIHLYRSCRAEERVAGTGVRREEQWREGERSASANGREEELDLVLHITCAPEIPLSQAHLKAEEVQRALRQEYPRLGSVAIHTEPPE
- a CDS encoding HAD family hydrolase — protein: MITALIFDFDGLMLETEVPEFLAWQELYERYGQRFELEAWLPYIGIGPTSNPFDPLRELERRLGRSFSLEERESLRQARRERCRQLLEGQAVAEGVLDYLEAAQRLGLRLGVASSSSRRWVVGHLERLGLRSRFQCICCGDDVQVTKPDPAVYLAVLSCLGVRAEEAIALEDSPNGVRAARRAGIFCVAVPSVLTRQAAFSEDATPDLQLGTLSALSLEELLQRIDALRASKQH
- a CDS encoding ABC transporter substrate-binding protein, giving the protein MRKITHLFLCISYLLVCSLLLGACGQSAGQGTPTSNGGKTLTDVTIGLGYIPDIQFAPFYVAQAKGYYSQAGLNVTFNHGIVTDLVGSMVAGRNTFVFASGDEELTARSKGVQAVNVATIFQRYPVCLIVPVDSPIRTLADLKGHSVGVPGPYGATYVGLLALLYHEHLSVNDIHLQSIGFTQVAALLGHKVDAVMGYSNNEPLQLRRQGFPVRTFEVSDYQPLISNGIVTLQTTLRQQPQMVRAFVQATLRGLSEVIANPEEALQLSKSYVPGMDLAKAREVLQATIPVWRGNGHLGYNDPATWQATATFLAALKLIPDVPDVSAAYTNQFVA